The Syntrophaceae bacterium genomic interval AGAACGAGCCAGTCCCGCAGGGAAAAGCTCAACTCCCGCACCAGCGTCTTCTTACCCGTGAAAGCCCGGACCTCGGCGGCAAGGGCGATGCGCCGGGCGTTTCTCAGGCTGTCGATGATCAGCGGCGGCAGGAGGTAGCGGCAGGCCCGGAATCCCCCCCGCACGCCCTTCAGGTCGAGCCCGCGCAGCTTCTGGGCCAGCAGGATGCGGTTCGCCTCGTCGATCAGGGCGGGAAGGAAACGGATGCTGACCGTGACCAGGAATCCGATCCGCCCGGGCACGCCCAGCCTCTCCATGCCGAGCAGCAGATCGGACGGATACGTGGACATGACGATGACGGCGCTCAGGAGCATGGCCGAAAACAGCCTGAGGCTCTGCAGCGCCCCGTACAGTAAACCTTCTCGGTAAATGGCGATCCCTCCAGTGATTCTACCGAGGAGACCCGAATCGGGGGCCACAATTGTCAGGATGGCAGTCCGGGGCTCGAGGCCGTAAAAGAACCCCTGGGAGATCATGGTGAAGCACAGGGCCGTCGCCATGAGTACGGCCGTCGTGCGGACGGTTCCCCGGGCCGGCCGGAGCAGCCCGAAGGCTCCCAGGAGCATCGCGAACAGGAGAAAAAGACCGAACGGCGTCCGGAGCGCGACGATCATGACGGCCCCCAGCAGGCCCAGAACAATCTTGGCCCGCGGATCCAGATGGTGCAGAAAGGTCTCCCTATCCAGATACTTCATCGTTTTCCGCCCCGCCGTCCCGCAGGATGATCCGGCGTTCGGCCACGGCGGCCGCCTTTTCATTGTGCGTCGTAAAGACGACCGTCCCGCCGTCCCCGGCATACTGGAAGATGAGGGAAAAGAGCCTGTGCCAGCTCCGGTCGTCCAGACCGGTTGTCGGCTCGTCGAGGAGGAGAATCTCCGGTCCCATGGCCATGACGGAAACCACGGCCAGGATCTGCCTCTGCCCCCGGGAGAGGGTCTGGGGATGGCGTTTGCGGAAGGCGCGCAGTCCGGCAATGTCGAGATAATAGGCCACGTCCGCTTTTCTGCCGAGCCGGGCGGGCCCGAAGGCGATCTCCTCTTCGACCGATCCCGCGAAAAGCTGTTCGTCCGGATTCTGGAAGAGAAATCCCACGCGCCCCACCAGCGATTCCAGTTTCGGCCCGGGCATTCCCAGAACGGTGATCTTTCCGCGTTTGGGCTGAAGGAGTCCCCCCAGGATCTTCAGAAGGGTCGTTTTGCCGCTGCCGTTGTCGCCCAGCAGGGCGACGACCTCCCCGCGCATGATCTCGACGCTCAGCCCGGCCAGCACCTCCCCTCCCCCGCCATAACGAAAATCGACGCCCTCAAGGGCAAGGACCGCCGGAGCAGTCGACGGGCCGACCTTCCTTCCCAGGACCGGGATATCGCCAGTCTCTCCGTTCCCGGAGATCCGTCCGTTTTCCAGCGTCACGACCCGGTCCATCAGGGGCAGGGCTTCTTCATACTGATGCTCCACCAGGACAACGGTCTTCCCCTCCTCCTTCAGGCTCCGGACGATGCCGAAAAAATCCAGCCTTCCCGCCGCATCCAGGTCCGTTGTCGGTTCATCGAAAAGGAACACTTGCGGCCCCATGGCATAGATGGAGCTGATCGCCAGGCGCTGTTTCTGCCCCCCGGAAAGCTTGAAGGTCTCCCGTCTCCGCAGGTCCCAGAGCCCCATCGAACGGAGGGCCTGATCCCGGCGATGAAGGATCTGCTCCCGGGACAGCAGGAGGTTCTCGCAGCCGAAGGACACGTCGTCCTCCACCCGCATCATGAAAATCTGGCTCTCCGGGTTCTGGAAGACTGTACCCACCGTGCGGGCGATCTCCCGGAGAGGCGTCTCGGACGGGGAAAAACCGCCGATCCTTACCGCTCCCGAGCTCTCTCCGGCAAAGACGTGAGGGACAAGCCCGTTGAGGCAGTACAGGAGCGTCGACTTCCCGGACCCGGATCTCCCGCGGACCAGTACCGCCTCGCCCGGCTCGATCCGGAGGCTGACGTCCTGCAAGGCCGGGATTTCCGATCCCGGATAACGGAAACTGAAGGATTCGACGGAGATCATCGCCAATGGATCCTCCCGTTCACCGTCCCGGAATCCCGCATTGGATGAATGCCGGTTGTTTCGACCGCACGAACAGTCTCACTCGAAATGCAGGGCAACCTCGGCAAACCACCAGCGCCCCGGTGCCCGGTAATAGTCGTAATACGTCCTGTTCAGGATGTTCTCCACCGAAAGGGAGATCGTGGCCCAGGACAGAACCCGGCAGGATACTTTCCCGTCGGCGGTGAAGTAGGACTCCCGGGAACCGTACCCGCTATCGGACGTATCGCTGTTGTCGTCACTGGAAAACCGCTGCGCCACGTACCTGCCCGTCAGGGAGAGGTCGAATATTCCAAGCTTGGCGGCGGCCCCGGCGTTGAAAGTCTGGCGCGGAACCTGGGGTATCTGCTTGCCCACACTGTTCGGATTGGCGACGTTCTCCGTGATCCTGGAATCCGTATAGGTGTAATTAGTGAAGATCCTGAATCCCTTGTCCAGGCGCTGTTCAAGTTCCATTTCGATGCCCGTTCCCTTCGCTTTTCCTGCGTTGTCATACTGATAGGTGTTTGTTCCGACGGTCCTCTGGTAAATCAGGTCCGTCATGTAATTTTCGAAATAGGTCGCCTTGAAGACGGCTCCCTTCCAGAGACGCTGCTCCACCCCCGCATCCCAGGAAAAGACTTTCTCAGGAGACAGACAGGGATTGTATTGATAGGTGCTCGTGCCCGAGGTGTAGGAGCGATAGAGTTCATAGACGGTCGGTGCACGGAACGATTTTCCGGCGGAGAGCCGCAGCACCGTCCCGGAAATGGGGCGGTAGGCGATGGAGCCCTTGGGGCTGAAGGCGGAATCGCTGCGGGAGGCATAATTCTTTGGATAGCCGGCATTGCCCACGGAATTTGCGTAGCCGTCGATGGTCTCCCACCAGTCCTCCCGAAAACCGGCGTAAAGGGTCAGGCTATCGAGAAGATTCACTTCTCCCTGGAGAAAGAGGGCATAGGTCCGATCCCGGCCTTTGGATTCGTAGGTCAGGTTGGTCGTGCTGCTGTTGTCTCCCCAGTTTGTCATGGCGTACTCTTTTGTTGTCGCCGTTGCATATTTATAGGCGCCGCCGACGGTCACCTTGTGCCTCTGGAGGATGGGAATTGCGAACTGAAGGTCCGCGTTATAGCCTTGGGAGGGCGTTTCCGCTTTGGTGCCCGGTCCGCCGTTCATCGTTGCGGACGAGGAAGAACTCACGGATACATACCAGGCGTCGCTCTGGTCGTTCATTCCGAGGGAGAGCTTTCCCTCCACGGGACCAAGAGCCTGTTCCCAGGTCACATTGTAGAGGTTCTGCGCCCGGTGGCCGTAACCGGAGAGAAACGTCGCTGCCTTGGCTCCGGTATAGGAATAAACGGGAATGCCGCTGCCGTTCACGACATAGGAATGGGGATTGTCCGCATTGTAGTCGAAGCTGGTGCGTATAAACTGTGCCTGCAGCTTCGAATCGGGTGTGAATTCATACCGCAACTTCGCCGTGCCGTGGTAATCGGTCCAGTTGTTGTCGCCCCGGTCTCCGATGAGATACCGGGTTTCGCCTTTGTTGCTGGTAGTCACGATCCAGCCGGAGATGCCCGCTGTAGGCCTCGTCGAGACCAGATTGTAGTCGGTCACGTACCCGTTGGTCCTCTCGTTTCCGAGGCTCAGGAACCATCGCCATTTCCCGATGTGGTCGCCGTAGGAGGCATAGGACCGCCAGAGGTCCGTCGGCGCCTCGCCGCTGTTCCAGGCGGTGCCGTAACCGGTCTTCAGGATAACCTCCCGCTTGTCCGGCCACTTCGTCAGGTACTGGACCACACCGCCCATGGCATTGCCTCCGTAGAGGCTCGAAAACGCCCCTCGGGCCACCTCGATTCGCTCCAAATCCTCGGGCACCAGGCCTCCGAAATTGACCGTTCCCACCCGCGGATCGTTGAGGGTGATGCCGTCCAGCAGAACCAGGGTCCGCTTCTGGTCGGGAATCCCCCGGAGGGTGACGGCCGCCTGGGTATCCATGAAGCTCTTGCCACGTCGATTGAAGACGCCGGGCAGTTCATTCACTGCCTGATCGAGGGTTTTCACGCCCCGTTGCGACATTTCATCCTTCTTGACGACGCTGACGGCCGCCGGCGACCGCGACGCATCCTGCTCCATTCGCGTGGCCGTCACGACCACTTCTTCCAGACGGACCGTCCCGGGGATGGTCCGCTCGGCCGCAAATCCGGGAAGTTTCAGCAGCAACAAGATTACGATTGGTCCCCAGTACCTGATTCGACAGACCCGGTTCATGTGTCGTTGTTCC includes:
- a CDS encoding energy-coupling factor transporter transmembrane protein EcfT, which gives rise to MKYLDRETFLHHLDPRAKIVLGLLGAVMIVALRTPFGLFLLFAMLLGAFGLLRPARGTVRTTAVLMATALCFTMISQGFFYGLEPRTAILTIVAPDSGLLGRITGGIAIYREGLLYGALQSLRLFSAMLLSAVIVMSTYPSDLLLGMERLGVPGRIGFLVTVSIRFLPALIDEANRILLAQKLRGLDLKGVRGGFRACRYLLPPLIIDSLRNARRIALAAEVRAFTGKKTLVRELSFSLRDWLVLGFSTTGMVLLVMFQGAFS
- a CDS encoding TonB-dependent receptor; its protein translation is MNRVCRIRYWGPIVILLLLKLPGFAAERTIPGTVRLEEVVVTATRMEQDASRSPAAVSVVKKDEMSQRGVKTLDQAVNELPGVFNRRGKSFMDTQAAVTLRGIPDQKRTLVLLDGITLNDPRVGTVNFGGLVPEDLERIEVARGAFSSLYGGNAMGGVVQYLTKWPDKREVILKTGYGTAWNSGEAPTDLWRSYASYGDHIGKWRWFLSLGNERTNGYVTDYNLVSTRPTAGISGWIVTTSNKGETRYLIGDRGDNNWTDYHGTAKLRYEFTPDSKLQAQFIRTSFDYNADNPHSYVVNGSGIPVYSYTGAKAATFLSGYGHRAQNLYNVTWEQALGPVEGKLSLGMNDQSDAWYVSVSSSSSATMNGGPGTKAETPSQGYNADLQFAIPILQRHKVTVGGAYKYATATTKEYAMTNWGDNSSTTNLTYESKGRDRTYALFLQGEVNLLDSLTLYAGFREDWWETIDGYANSVGNAGYPKNYASRSDSAFSPKGSIAYRPISGTVLRLSAGKSFRAPTVYELYRSYTSGTSTYQYNPCLSPEKVFSWDAGVEQRLWKGAVFKATYFENYMTDLIYQRTVGTNTYQYDNAGKAKGTGIEMELEQRLDKGFRIFTNYTYTDSRITENVANPNSVGKQIPQVPRQTFNAGAAAKLGIFDLSLTGRYVAQRFSSDDNSDTSDSGYGSRESYFTADGKVSCRVLSWATISLSVENILNRTYYDYYRAPGRWWFAEVALHFE
- a CDS encoding ATP-binding cassette domain-containing protein codes for the protein MAMISVESFSFRYPGSEIPALQDVSLRIEPGEAVLVRGRSGSGKSTLLYCLNGLVPHVFAGESSGAVRIGGFSPSETPLREIARTVGTVFQNPESQIFMMRVEDDVSFGCENLLLSREQILHRRDQALRSMGLWDLRRRETFKLSGGQKQRLAISSIYAMGPQVFLFDEPTTDLDAAGRLDFFGIVRSLKEEGKTVVLVEHQYEEALPLMDRVVTLENGRISGNGETGDIPVLGRKVGPSTAPAVLALEGVDFRYGGGGEVLAGLSVEIMRGEVVALLGDNGSGKTTLLKILGGLLQPKRGKITVLGMPGPKLESLVGRVGFLFQNPDEQLFAGSVEEEIAFGPARLGRKADVAYYLDIAGLRAFRKRHPQTLSRGQRQILAVVSVMAMGPEILLLDEPTTGLDDRSWHRLFSLIFQYAGDGGTVVFTTHNEKAAAVAERRIILRDGGAENDEVSG